The Taeniopygia guttata chromosome 22, bTaeGut7.mat, whole genome shotgun sequence genome has a window encoding:
- the PROM2 gene encoding prominin-2 isoform X1, whose translation MSWKMIPHLKERDPTAAGTRALCWLRSPRPGLAPGVPRVQKRAQPLSQSSSRGPQGLSLCPRAAPGVPRVQKRAQPLPQSSSRGPQGFSLCPRAAPGVPRGSASAPEQLQGSPGVPRGSASVPEQLQGPQGSEEGSASAPVLLPQKVGDARLGPSACASMSFVAELLRTALNEPGSVRTAQVVQYELGYVVCAAVALLFAVAVPVAGMCFCYCRSRRRCGGRLRAHRRSLGCRRRCLLACLSLTSLVMLVSASCALVSSQRVKGQMEPGLGAVPSTLRTLQQHLDNVPQGVQMAVDKFEVPQKQILSDLGGLSRSVGLSIHAQLSAVTYAALADLQDRAAELQASLQHLQTVHSTARALAAAQAELEPALRERRRGAVALLDDPRCTSCASALGRAQRLQLGADFAKVPSVEKVLKALAGLPRSDFAEMIRQVGGSGRSMGGSRTHRQLQLRCSAPSCSLQGNGTFNSIPELAVERMAQLILDLRADLARTAEKVQSIADSFPLPDYTRPASEALAEAERRSRPYLREARRFERYRWIAGTVLCSIILLILACNVTGMALGAYGLSKREDPSDYECRGEAGAKFLLVGVALAFLFSWLLILLVFATFLVGGNIQTLVCRNWVNQEIYKFIDTPGNLPPSMNLSRQLNLRRDSNLSSAYRECKGGAGLWEVLQLDSSYDLDEHLRTPKYTADLQKRLGGFTVSLGDVRLLRSEGRQDLETFARSGLDELDYGRFQEELQNPVVQTSLPGLARSLEGLQKMQRNGTVAGRLAAEARALWHMQNSTVRAQEALVVSPCWAGGSGATGTPLKGTSLRFLSLSHLPVPQAKLGESVQFLSRLAPHLKERVRRTLATTASLEARLPLQAQQILRQELGCFTRKELRYFTQYLNWVGQTLREDVASCQPLATALDNGRVILCDRIAEPWNAFWFSLGCCTFLLIPSIIFAIRLTKHFRPIRNRLISTGSEETCPFHIPRVTALKL comes from the exons ATGAGCTGGAAAATGATTCCTCACCTCAAGGAAAGGGATCCCACTGCTGCAGGGACTCGGGCATTGTGCTGGCTGCGATCCCCACGTCCTGGACTGGCTCCTGGGGTCCCCAGGGTTCAGAAGAGGGCTCAGCCtctgtcccagagcagctccaggggtcCCCAGG GGCTCAGCCtctgccccagagcagctccaggggtcCCCAGGGTTCAGAAGAGGGCTCAGCCtctgccccagagcagctccaggggtcCCCAGGGGTTCAGCCtctgccccagagcagctccaggggtcCCCAGGGGTTCAGCCtctgccccagagcagctccaggggtcCCCAGGGGTCCCCAGAGGTTCAGCCtctgtcccagagcagctccagggtccCCAGGGTTCAGAAGAGGGCTCAGCCTCTGCCCCggtgctgctgccccagaagGTTGGGGATGCACGGCTGGGCCCCTCTGCCTGTGCCTCGATGTCTTTTGTCGCAGAGCTGCTCAGGACAGCGCTGAACGAGCCCGGCTCGGTGCGGACAGcgcag gtgGTGCAGTACGAGCTGGGCTATGTCGTCTGTGCCGCCGTGGCTCTGCTCTTCGCCGTGGCCGTGCCGGTGGCCGGGATGTGCTTCTGCTACTGCCGGAGCCGGCGGCGGTGCGGGGGCCGCCTCCGCGCCCACCGGCGCTCGCTgggctgccgccgccgctgcctgCTGGCCTGCCTGTCCCTCACCTCCCTCGTCATGCT GGTCAGCGCCAGCTGTGCCCTGGTCAGCAGCCAGCGGGTGAAGGGGCAGAtggagccggggctgggggctgtgcccTCCACCCTGCGCACCCTACAGCAGCACCTGGACAACGTCCCCCAG GGCGTGCAGATGGCGGTGGACAAGTTCGAGGTGCCCCAAAAGCAGATCCTCTCCGACCTGGGGG GGCTCAGCCGGAGCGTGGGGCTCTCCATCCACGCGCAGCTCAGCGCCGTGACCTACGCGGCGCTGGCGGATCTGCAGGACAGGGCCGCAG AGCTGCAGGCCTCGCTGCAGCATCTGCAGACGGTGCACAGCACGGCGCGGGCGCTGGCGGCGGCGCAGGCCGAGCTGGAGCCGGCGCTGCGGGAGCGGAGGCGCGGCGCGGTCGCGCTCCTGGACGACCCTCGCTGCACGTCCTGCGCCAgcgccctgggcagggcacagcgCCTGCAGCTGGGCGCCGACTTCGCCAAG GTGCCGTCGGTGGAGAAGGTGTTGAAGGCGCTGGCCGGCCTGCCCCGAAGTGACTTTGCGGAGATGATTCGCCAGGTTGGGGGCTCAGGGCGAAGCATGGGGGGGTCCAGGAcccacaggcagctccagctgaggtgctcagcaccctctTGTTCCCTGCAGGGCAATGGCACCTTCAACTCCATCCCGGAGCTGGCCGTGGAGAGGATGGCGCAGCTCATCCTGG ATCTGCGTGCTGACCTGGCCCGCACGGCGGAGAAGGTGCAGTCCATCGCCGACAGCTTCCCGCTGCCGGACTACACGCGGCCCGCGAGCGAGGCGCTGGCGGAGGCGGAGCGGCGGAGCCGGCCGTACCTGCGGGAGGCGCGGCGCTTCGAGCGCTACAG GTGGATCGCGGGCACGGTGCTGTGCTccatcatcctcctcatcctcgcCTGCAACGTGAcgggaatggccctgggggccTACGGGCTCTCCAAGCGGGAGGACCCCAGTGACTACGAATGCCGAGGAGAAGCTGGCGCCAAGTTCCTCCTGGT CGGCGTGGCCTTGGCTTTCCTGTTCTCCTggctcctcatcctcctggtTTTCGCCACCTTCCTGGTCGGGGGCAACATCCAGACGCTGGTCTGCAGGAATTGGGTCAACCAGGAGATTTATAAG TTCATCGACACCCCCGGGAACCTCCCTCCATCCATGAACCTCAGCCGCCAGCTCAACCTCAGGAGGGATTCCAACCTCAGCTCGGCGTACCG ggagTGCAAGGGCGGCGCGGGGCTCtgggaggtgctgcagctcGACAGCTCCTACGACCTGGACGAGCACCTGAGAACCCCCAAG TACACGGCTGATCTCCAAAAACGCCTGGGAGGCTTCACGGTGAGCCTGGGGGACGTGCGGCTCCTCCGCAGCGAGGGCAGGCAGGACCTGGAGACCTTCGCCCGCAGCGGGCTGGACGAGCTGGACTACGGGCGCTTCCAGGAGGAG CTGCAAAACCCCGTGGTGCAGACCAGCCTGCCCGGCTTGGCCAGGagcctggaggggctgcagaagATGCAG AGGAACGGCACGGTGGCCGGGCGGCTGGCAGCCGAGGCGCGGGCGCTGTGGCACATGCAGAACTCCACGGTGCGGGCGCAGGAGGCTTTGGTGGTGAgtccctgctgggctggtgGCAGCGGTGCCACTGGCACGCCCTTGAAGGGGACAAGCTTGAGGTTTCTGAGCCTTTCTCACCTCCCTGTCCCGCAGGCAAAGCTGGGGGAAAGCGTCCAGTTCCTCTCCCGCTTGGCACCGCACCTCAAG GAGCGGGTGAGGAGGACGCTGGCCACCACGGCCTCGCTGGAAGCCCGGCTGCCCCTGCAGGCCCAGCAGATCCTGCGGCAG GAGCTCGGCTGCTTCACCAGGAAGGAGCTGCGGTATTTCACCCAGTACCTCAACTGGGTCGGGCAGACG CTGAGGGAGGACGTGGCTTCGTGCCAGCCGCTGGCCACGGCCCTGGACAACGGGCGGGTCATCCTGTGCGACCGCATCGCCGAGCCCTGG AACGCCTTCTGGttcagcctgggctgctgcaccttcctcctcatccccaGCATCATCTTCGCCATCAGGCTCACCAAACACTTCCGCCCCATCCGCAACCGCCTCAT
- the PROM2 gene encoding prominin-2 isoform X3: MSWKMIPHLKERDPTAAGTRALCWLRSPRPGLAPGVPRVQKRAQPLSQSSSRGPQGLSLCPRAAPGVPRVQKRAQPLPQSSSRGPQGFSLCPRAAPGVPRGSASAPEQLQGSPGVPRGSASVPEQLQGPQGSEEGSASAPVLLPQKVGDARLGPSACASMSFVAELLRTALNEPGSVRTAQVVQYELGYVVCAAVALLFAVAVPVAGMCFCYCRSRRRCGGRLRAHRRSLGCRRRCLLACLSLTSLVMLVSASCALVSSQRVKGQMEPGLGAVPSTLRTLQQHLDNVPQGVQMAVDKFEVPQKQILSDLGGLSRSVGLSIHAQLSAVTYAALADLQDRAAELQASLQHLQTVHSTARALAAAQAELEPALRERRRGAVALLDDPRCTSCASALGRAQRLQLGADFAKVPSVEKVLKALAGLPRSDFAEMIRQVGGSGRSMGGSRTHRQLQLRCSAPSCSLQGNGTFNSIPELAVERMAQLILDLRADLARTAEKVQSIADSFPLPDYTRPASEALAEAERRSRPYLREARRFERYRWIAGTVLCSIILLILACNVTGMALGAYGLSKREDPSDYECRGEAGAKFLLVGVALAFLFSWLLILLVFATFLVGGNIQTLVCRNWVNQEIYKFIDTPGNLPPSMNLSRQLNLRRDSNLSSAYRECKGGAGLWEVLQLDSSYDLDEHLRTPKYTADLQKRLGGFTVSLGDVRLLRSEGRQDLETFARSGLDELDYGRFQEELQNPVVQTSLPGLARSLEGLQKMQRNGTVAGRLAAEARALWHMQNSTVRAQEALVAKLGESVQFLSRLAPHLKERVRRTLATTASLEARLPLQAQQILRQELGCFTRKELRYFTQYLNWVGQTLREDVASCQPLATALDNGRVILCDRIAEPWNAFWFSLGCCTFLLIPSIIFAIRLTKHFRPIRNRLISTGSEETCPFHIPRVTALKL, from the exons ATGAGCTGGAAAATGATTCCTCACCTCAAGGAAAGGGATCCCACTGCTGCAGGGACTCGGGCATTGTGCTGGCTGCGATCCCCACGTCCTGGACTGGCTCCTGGGGTCCCCAGGGTTCAGAAGAGGGCTCAGCCtctgtcccagagcagctccaggggtcCCCAGG GGCTCAGCCtctgccccagagcagctccaggggtcCCCAGGGTTCAGAAGAGGGCTCAGCCtctgccccagagcagctccaggggtcCCCAGGGGTTCAGCCtctgccccagagcagctccaggggtcCCCAGGGGTTCAGCCtctgccccagagcagctccaggggtcCCCAGGGGTCCCCAGAGGTTCAGCCtctgtcccagagcagctccagggtccCCAGGGTTCAGAAGAGGGCTCAGCCTCTGCCCCggtgctgctgccccagaagGTTGGGGATGCACGGCTGGGCCCCTCTGCCTGTGCCTCGATGTCTTTTGTCGCAGAGCTGCTCAGGACAGCGCTGAACGAGCCCGGCTCGGTGCGGACAGcgcag gtgGTGCAGTACGAGCTGGGCTATGTCGTCTGTGCCGCCGTGGCTCTGCTCTTCGCCGTGGCCGTGCCGGTGGCCGGGATGTGCTTCTGCTACTGCCGGAGCCGGCGGCGGTGCGGGGGCCGCCTCCGCGCCCACCGGCGCTCGCTgggctgccgccgccgctgcctgCTGGCCTGCCTGTCCCTCACCTCCCTCGTCATGCT GGTCAGCGCCAGCTGTGCCCTGGTCAGCAGCCAGCGGGTGAAGGGGCAGAtggagccggggctgggggctgtgcccTCCACCCTGCGCACCCTACAGCAGCACCTGGACAACGTCCCCCAG GGCGTGCAGATGGCGGTGGACAAGTTCGAGGTGCCCCAAAAGCAGATCCTCTCCGACCTGGGGG GGCTCAGCCGGAGCGTGGGGCTCTCCATCCACGCGCAGCTCAGCGCCGTGACCTACGCGGCGCTGGCGGATCTGCAGGACAGGGCCGCAG AGCTGCAGGCCTCGCTGCAGCATCTGCAGACGGTGCACAGCACGGCGCGGGCGCTGGCGGCGGCGCAGGCCGAGCTGGAGCCGGCGCTGCGGGAGCGGAGGCGCGGCGCGGTCGCGCTCCTGGACGACCCTCGCTGCACGTCCTGCGCCAgcgccctgggcagggcacagcgCCTGCAGCTGGGCGCCGACTTCGCCAAG GTGCCGTCGGTGGAGAAGGTGTTGAAGGCGCTGGCCGGCCTGCCCCGAAGTGACTTTGCGGAGATGATTCGCCAGGTTGGGGGCTCAGGGCGAAGCATGGGGGGGTCCAGGAcccacaggcagctccagctgaggtgctcagcaccctctTGTTCCCTGCAGGGCAATGGCACCTTCAACTCCATCCCGGAGCTGGCCGTGGAGAGGATGGCGCAGCTCATCCTGG ATCTGCGTGCTGACCTGGCCCGCACGGCGGAGAAGGTGCAGTCCATCGCCGACAGCTTCCCGCTGCCGGACTACACGCGGCCCGCGAGCGAGGCGCTGGCGGAGGCGGAGCGGCGGAGCCGGCCGTACCTGCGGGAGGCGCGGCGCTTCGAGCGCTACAG GTGGATCGCGGGCACGGTGCTGTGCTccatcatcctcctcatcctcgcCTGCAACGTGAcgggaatggccctgggggccTACGGGCTCTCCAAGCGGGAGGACCCCAGTGACTACGAATGCCGAGGAGAAGCTGGCGCCAAGTTCCTCCTGGT CGGCGTGGCCTTGGCTTTCCTGTTCTCCTggctcctcatcctcctggtTTTCGCCACCTTCCTGGTCGGGGGCAACATCCAGACGCTGGTCTGCAGGAATTGGGTCAACCAGGAGATTTATAAG TTCATCGACACCCCCGGGAACCTCCCTCCATCCATGAACCTCAGCCGCCAGCTCAACCTCAGGAGGGATTCCAACCTCAGCTCGGCGTACCG ggagTGCAAGGGCGGCGCGGGGCTCtgggaggtgctgcagctcGACAGCTCCTACGACCTGGACGAGCACCTGAGAACCCCCAAG TACACGGCTGATCTCCAAAAACGCCTGGGAGGCTTCACGGTGAGCCTGGGGGACGTGCGGCTCCTCCGCAGCGAGGGCAGGCAGGACCTGGAGACCTTCGCCCGCAGCGGGCTGGACGAGCTGGACTACGGGCGCTTCCAGGAGGAG CTGCAAAACCCCGTGGTGCAGACCAGCCTGCCCGGCTTGGCCAGGagcctggaggggctgcagaagATGCAG AGGAACGGCACGGTGGCCGGGCGGCTGGCAGCCGAGGCGCGGGCGCTGTGGCACATGCAGAACTCCACGGTGCGGGCGCAGGAGGCTTTGGTG GCAAAGCTGGGGGAAAGCGTCCAGTTCCTCTCCCGCTTGGCACCGCACCTCAAG GAGCGGGTGAGGAGGACGCTGGCCACCACGGCCTCGCTGGAAGCCCGGCTGCCCCTGCAGGCCCAGCAGATCCTGCGGCAG GAGCTCGGCTGCTTCACCAGGAAGGAGCTGCGGTATTTCACCCAGTACCTCAACTGGGTCGGGCAGACG CTGAGGGAGGACGTGGCTTCGTGCCAGCCGCTGGCCACGGCCCTGGACAACGGGCGGGTCATCCTGTGCGACCGCATCGCCGAGCCCTGG AACGCCTTCTGGttcagcctgggctgctgcaccttcctcctcatccccaGCATCATCTTCGCCATCAGGCTCACCAAACACTTCCGCCCCATCCGCAACCGCCTCAT
- the PROM2 gene encoding prominin-2 isoform X2, translating into MSWKMIPHLKERDPTAAGTRALCWLRSPRPGLAPGVPRVQKRAQPLSQSSSRGPQGLSLCPRAAPGVPRVQKRAQPLPQSSSRGPQGFSLCPRAAPGVPRGSASAPEQLQGSPGVPRGSASVPEQLQGPQGSEEGSASAPVLLPQKVGDARLGPSACASMSFVAELLRTALNEPGSVRTAQVVQYELGYVVCAAVALLFAVAVPVAGMCFCYCRSRRRCGGRLRAHRRSLGCRRRCLLACLSLTSLVMLVSASCALVSSQRVKGQMEPGLGAVPSTLRTLQQHLDNVPQGVQMAVDKFEVPQKQILSDLGGLSRSVGLSIHAQLSAVTYAALADLQDRAAELQASLQHLQTVHSTARALAAAQAELEPALRERRRGAVALLDDPRCTSCASALGRAQRLQLGADFAKVPSVEKVLKALAGLPRSDFAEMIRQGNGTFNSIPELAVERMAQLILDLRADLARTAEKVQSIADSFPLPDYTRPASEALAEAERRSRPYLREARRFERYRWIAGTVLCSIILLILACNVTGMALGAYGLSKREDPSDYECRGEAGAKFLLVGVALAFLFSWLLILLVFATFLVGGNIQTLVCRNWVNQEIYKFIDTPGNLPPSMNLSRQLNLRRDSNLSSAYRECKGGAGLWEVLQLDSSYDLDEHLRTPKYTADLQKRLGGFTVSLGDVRLLRSEGRQDLETFARSGLDELDYGRFQEELQNPVVQTSLPGLARSLEGLQKMQRNGTVAGRLAAEARALWHMQNSTVRAQEALVVSPCWAGGSGATGTPLKGTSLRFLSLSHLPVPQAKLGESVQFLSRLAPHLKERVRRTLATTASLEARLPLQAQQILRQELGCFTRKELRYFTQYLNWVGQTLREDVASCQPLATALDNGRVILCDRIAEPWNAFWFSLGCCTFLLIPSIIFAIRLTKHFRPIRNRLISTGSEETCPFHIPRVTALKL; encoded by the exons ATGAGCTGGAAAATGATTCCTCACCTCAAGGAAAGGGATCCCACTGCTGCAGGGACTCGGGCATTGTGCTGGCTGCGATCCCCACGTCCTGGACTGGCTCCTGGGGTCCCCAGGGTTCAGAAGAGGGCTCAGCCtctgtcccagagcagctccaggggtcCCCAGG GGCTCAGCCtctgccccagagcagctccaggggtcCCCAGGGTTCAGAAGAGGGCTCAGCCtctgccccagagcagctccaggggtcCCCAGGGGTTCAGCCtctgccccagagcagctccaggggtcCCCAGGGGTTCAGCCtctgccccagagcagctccaggggtcCCCAGGGGTCCCCAGAGGTTCAGCCtctgtcccagagcagctccagggtccCCAGGGTTCAGAAGAGGGCTCAGCCTCTGCCCCggtgctgctgccccagaagGTTGGGGATGCACGGCTGGGCCCCTCTGCCTGTGCCTCGATGTCTTTTGTCGCAGAGCTGCTCAGGACAGCGCTGAACGAGCCCGGCTCGGTGCGGACAGcgcag gtgGTGCAGTACGAGCTGGGCTATGTCGTCTGTGCCGCCGTGGCTCTGCTCTTCGCCGTGGCCGTGCCGGTGGCCGGGATGTGCTTCTGCTACTGCCGGAGCCGGCGGCGGTGCGGGGGCCGCCTCCGCGCCCACCGGCGCTCGCTgggctgccgccgccgctgcctgCTGGCCTGCCTGTCCCTCACCTCCCTCGTCATGCT GGTCAGCGCCAGCTGTGCCCTGGTCAGCAGCCAGCGGGTGAAGGGGCAGAtggagccggggctgggggctgtgcccTCCACCCTGCGCACCCTACAGCAGCACCTGGACAACGTCCCCCAG GGCGTGCAGATGGCGGTGGACAAGTTCGAGGTGCCCCAAAAGCAGATCCTCTCCGACCTGGGGG GGCTCAGCCGGAGCGTGGGGCTCTCCATCCACGCGCAGCTCAGCGCCGTGACCTACGCGGCGCTGGCGGATCTGCAGGACAGGGCCGCAG AGCTGCAGGCCTCGCTGCAGCATCTGCAGACGGTGCACAGCACGGCGCGGGCGCTGGCGGCGGCGCAGGCCGAGCTGGAGCCGGCGCTGCGGGAGCGGAGGCGCGGCGCGGTCGCGCTCCTGGACGACCCTCGCTGCACGTCCTGCGCCAgcgccctgggcagggcacagcgCCTGCAGCTGGGCGCCGACTTCGCCAAG GTGCCGTCGGTGGAGAAGGTGTTGAAGGCGCTGGCCGGCCTGCCCCGAAGTGACTTTGCGGAGATGATTCGCCAG GGCAATGGCACCTTCAACTCCATCCCGGAGCTGGCCGTGGAGAGGATGGCGCAGCTCATCCTGG ATCTGCGTGCTGACCTGGCCCGCACGGCGGAGAAGGTGCAGTCCATCGCCGACAGCTTCCCGCTGCCGGACTACACGCGGCCCGCGAGCGAGGCGCTGGCGGAGGCGGAGCGGCGGAGCCGGCCGTACCTGCGGGAGGCGCGGCGCTTCGAGCGCTACAG GTGGATCGCGGGCACGGTGCTGTGCTccatcatcctcctcatcctcgcCTGCAACGTGAcgggaatggccctgggggccTACGGGCTCTCCAAGCGGGAGGACCCCAGTGACTACGAATGCCGAGGAGAAGCTGGCGCCAAGTTCCTCCTGGT CGGCGTGGCCTTGGCTTTCCTGTTCTCCTggctcctcatcctcctggtTTTCGCCACCTTCCTGGTCGGGGGCAACATCCAGACGCTGGTCTGCAGGAATTGGGTCAACCAGGAGATTTATAAG TTCATCGACACCCCCGGGAACCTCCCTCCATCCATGAACCTCAGCCGCCAGCTCAACCTCAGGAGGGATTCCAACCTCAGCTCGGCGTACCG ggagTGCAAGGGCGGCGCGGGGCTCtgggaggtgctgcagctcGACAGCTCCTACGACCTGGACGAGCACCTGAGAACCCCCAAG TACACGGCTGATCTCCAAAAACGCCTGGGAGGCTTCACGGTGAGCCTGGGGGACGTGCGGCTCCTCCGCAGCGAGGGCAGGCAGGACCTGGAGACCTTCGCCCGCAGCGGGCTGGACGAGCTGGACTACGGGCGCTTCCAGGAGGAG CTGCAAAACCCCGTGGTGCAGACCAGCCTGCCCGGCTTGGCCAGGagcctggaggggctgcagaagATGCAG AGGAACGGCACGGTGGCCGGGCGGCTGGCAGCCGAGGCGCGGGCGCTGTGGCACATGCAGAACTCCACGGTGCGGGCGCAGGAGGCTTTGGTGGTGAgtccctgctgggctggtgGCAGCGGTGCCACTGGCACGCCCTTGAAGGGGACAAGCTTGAGGTTTCTGAGCCTTTCTCACCTCCCTGTCCCGCAGGCAAAGCTGGGGGAAAGCGTCCAGTTCCTCTCCCGCTTGGCACCGCACCTCAAG GAGCGGGTGAGGAGGACGCTGGCCACCACGGCCTCGCTGGAAGCCCGGCTGCCCCTGCAGGCCCAGCAGATCCTGCGGCAG GAGCTCGGCTGCTTCACCAGGAAGGAGCTGCGGTATTTCACCCAGTACCTCAACTGGGTCGGGCAGACG CTGAGGGAGGACGTGGCTTCGTGCCAGCCGCTGGCCACGGCCCTGGACAACGGGCGGGTCATCCTGTGCGACCGCATCGCCGAGCCCTGG AACGCCTTCTGGttcagcctgggctgctgcaccttcctcctcatccccaGCATCATCTTCGCCATCAGGCTCACCAAACACTTCCGCCCCATCCGCAACCGCCTCAT